A single window of Camelus dromedarius isolate mCamDro1 chromosome 20, mCamDro1.pat, whole genome shotgun sequence DNA harbors:
- the LOC116148913 gene encoding ATP synthase membrane subunit K, mitochondrial-like, with protein sequence MAGPETDAQFRFTGIKKYFNSYTLTGRMNCVLATYGSIALLVLDFKLRSKTTPAVKAT encoded by the coding sequence ATGGCAGGTCCAGAAACTGATGCCCAGTTCCGTTTCACTGgcatcaaaaaatatttcaactcTTACACTCTCACAGGGAGAATGAATTGTGTTCTGGCCACGTATGGAAGCATTGCTTTGTTAGTCTTAGACTTCAAGTTAAGGTCTAAAACAACTCCAGCTGTGAAAGCAACATAA